One window of the Acidobacteriota bacterium genome contains the following:
- a CDS encoding DUF1552 domain-containing protein — protein sequence MLQNRRSFLRAAGVGLALPWLESIPGVVAAPAGDVAAGVPIRFLATFFPLGVNTHEWGASGEGSTLALKPTLEPLRPIQHKVNILQDLSHPHLKKLRGHAGKVASLYTGEPGGRDHSRAGISIDQHIAKRIGHQTEFPSMALGIAPSRNRRGFYDSAVSWVSADKPLAKEIDPAMTFDALFGDKSWLKRDRSVLDLVLDQAKTLEQRLSAQDSQTLSEYFQGIRELEQRIARLDRDKADWQRQQQSEAGSISRRFHPEDPRGAGETPDFALYQPENFREHTRLMLDLIVLALRMDKTRVVSFMFDSYGPKYSDFSFIPGVRGEWHALSHHKETPSSLHQYHLINRWHVSEYTYLLQKMDEVREGEGTLLDHSMVMIGSGMWDGNRHTCEQYPILLGGSAGGRIKTGRAIDFQGGSMSGLFLSLAENMGAPMDRFKEATESLGSTLSG from the coding sequence ATGTTGCAAAATCGTCGATCATTTCTGAGGGCCGCCGGGGTGGGCCTGGCTCTCCCGTGGCTGGAGTCGATTCCCGGCGTGGTGGCCGCGCCGGCGGGAGACGTTGCGGCCGGAGTCCCAATCCGGTTCCTGGCGACTTTCTTTCCCCTGGGCGTCAATACACATGAATGGGGCGCCTCCGGAGAGGGTTCGACCCTCGCCCTCAAGCCGACCCTGGAGCCCCTCCGGCCGATCCAGCACAAGGTCAACATCCTGCAGGATCTTTCCCATCCCCACTTGAAGAAGCTGAGGGGACACGCCGGGAAGGTGGCCTCCTTGTACACCGGCGAGCCGGGCGGACGGGACCACAGCCGTGCCGGGATCTCCATCGATCAGCACATCGCCAAACGGATCGGGCACCAGACCGAGTTTCCGTCTATGGCGCTGGGCATCGCACCCTCCAGAAACCGCCGCGGGTTCTACGACTCCGCCGTTTCCTGGGTGAGCGCCGACAAGCCCTTGGCCAAGGAGATCGATCCGGCCATGACCTTCGACGCCCTCTTCGGCGACAAGTCGTGGCTGAAGCGGGACCGGAGCGTTCTGGATCTGGTCCTGGATCAGGCCAAGACTCTGGAGCAGCGTCTGAGCGCCCAGGACAGCCAGACCCTGTCGGAGTACTTCCAGGGCATTCGGGAGTTGGAGCAGCGCATCGCCCGCCTCGACCGGGACAAGGCCGATTGGCAGCGACAGCAGCAGTCGGAAGCCGGCTCAATCTCCCGCCGCTTTCATCCGGAAGATCCCCGGGGGGCGGGGGAGACGCCCGACTTCGCCCTCTATCAGCCGGAGAACTTCCGTGAGCACACCCGGCTCATGCTGGACCTGATCGTGCTGGCGCTACGGATGGACAAGACCCGGGTCGTGAGCTTCATGTTCGACAGCTACGGACCCAAGTACAGCGACTTCAGCTTCATTCCCGGAGTGCGGGGAGAATGGCACGCCCTGAGCCACCACAAGGAGACCCCCAGCTCTCTGCACCAGTACCACCTCATCAACCGCTGGCATGTCTCCGAGTACACCTATCTGCTCCAAAAGATGGACGAGGTGAGGGAAGGGGAGGGAACCCTGCTGGATCATTCCATGGTCATGATCGGCTCCGGCATGTGGGACGGGAACCGCCACACCTGCGAACAGTATCCGATCCTGTTGGGCGGCAGCGCGGGCGGCCGGATCAAGACCGGCCGAGCCATCGATTTCCAGGGCGGATCCATGTCCGGACTCTTCCTGTCGCTGGCCGAGAACATGGGAGCGCCCATGGACCGGTTCAAGGAAGCCACCGAGTCTCTCGGTTCCACGCTTTCCGGTTGA
- a CDS encoding DUF1592 domain-containing protein, with product MTSVSGRCSSRIRILGILWVLLMGVAGPAALGRQAPPPGDWDAKIHSLFSRYCQSCHGENNPQGGLRLDRFENALRGSDSGRVMVAGNSAGSRLIRRLSLPPDHPETMPPQGLPRPTAEQIAMLADWIDRASSWPEPADLSAEKASEPEIPYAELQGPASELKFAEHIHPFLKHYCYGCHDNATREGGLDLQESVEQRFDDELRKWHKTWGGVARALTTGSMPHPAQKHQPSEQERELFAIWYERALEERVTPESSRPSNARLRQLTPFEYDNTVRDLTGLDLDLSRLTQPGGVASDGGFANRGHEMQLSPTKLARYMKAADRIASHAVLDPDQGLRFGPPAASESPEPLPADEWRIRALHHLLAFAERAWRRPLREDEAGRLTTFLDGRIREGMDRQAAVRKGIQGILSSPQFVYLAEVHGWERKIINWSDKKRKPSKATGPLLHHAVASRLSYFLWSGPPDWELIRLALEERLHDSQVLETQVKRMLRDPRAAALATQFAGQWLKFNKVKDHLDVSREEFPRFSETLQASMYGEIRSFVEEIIRQDLSILNLLDSDFTFVNAELADFYGMKGIEGDSFRKVSLSESDGRGGLLGMAGILSLTSHPNRRSAIERGAYILDEVLGTPTLPPPVETGKLEDSQNGNAAEMSLREVMAAHRQDTRCAGCHNRIDPLGLALEEFDAIGRRSREPVEDPDPLPDGTVVRGLKDLKQYLLQEHRRRTFVRNFAENLVVYALTRELQSGDFYAVLSARRALEESDYRISAAVTAIATSDVFLRRSEE from the coding sequence ATGACGTCCGTCTCCGGACGTTGCTCATCCCGCATCCGAATCCTCGGAATCCTGTGGGTTCTGCTCATGGGCGTGGCGGGACCGGCCGCGCTGGGCCGGCAGGCTCCGCCGCCGGGGGATTGGGACGCCAAGATCCACAGCCTCTTCAGCCGTTACTGCCAGAGCTGCCACGGCGAGAATAATCCGCAAGGCGGGCTGCGCCTGGACCGGTTCGAGAACGCCCTCCGGGGCAGCGACAGCGGCCGGGTGATGGTTGCCGGAAATTCAGCCGGGAGCCGTCTGATCCGGCGTCTCAGCCTGCCTCCGGACCATCCCGAGACCATGCCTCCCCAAGGCCTTCCCCGGCCCACGGCTGAGCAGATTGCCATGCTGGCCGACTGGATCGACCGAGCGTCCTCCTGGCCGGAACCGGCGGACCTATCGGCGGAGAAAGCCTCCGAGCCGGAAATTCCCTATGCCGAGCTTCAGGGACCCGCATCGGAGTTGAAGTTTGCCGAGCACATCCACCCCTTCCTGAAGCACTACTGCTACGGCTGTCACGACAATGCGACGCGGGAAGGGGGGCTCGACCTGCAGGAAAGCGTCGAACAACGGTTCGACGACGAACTGCGGAAGTGGCACAAGACCTGGGGCGGCGTGGCGCGGGCCCTCACCACCGGCTCCATGCCTCATCCCGCCCAGAAGCACCAGCCGTCGGAACAGGAGCGGGAACTGTTCGCCATCTGGTACGAGCGGGCTTTGGAAGAGCGGGTGACCCCCGAATCTTCCCGGCCCAGCAATGCCCGCCTGCGGCAGTTGACTCCCTTCGAGTACGACAACACGGTTCGCGACCTGACGGGGCTCGACCTGGACCTGAGCCGGCTCACTCAGCCGGGGGGCGTGGCCAGCGATGGCGGTTTCGCCAATCGGGGTCACGAGATGCAGTTGTCACCCACCAAGCTGGCGCGTTACATGAAGGCGGCGGACAGGATCGCGTCCCACGCCGTTCTGGACCCGGACCAGGGCCTCCGATTCGGGCCGCCGGCTGCTTCCGAATCGCCGGAGCCGCTTCCCGCGGACGAATGGCGGATCCGGGCCCTCCACCACCTGCTGGCCTTCGCCGAGCGCGCCTGGCGCCGGCCGTTGCGAGAGGACGAAGCCGGGCGTCTGACCACTTTTCTGGACGGCCGGATCCGTGAAGGAATGGACCGCCAGGCGGCTGTGAGGAAGGGGATTCAGGGGATACTGTCCTCTCCCCAGTTCGTCTATCTGGCCGAAGTGCACGGTTGGGAGAGGAAGATCATCAACTGGAGCGACAAGAAACGAAAGCCGTCGAAGGCCACCGGGCCTCTGCTCCATCATGCGGTGGCGTCGCGCTTGTCCTACTTCCTCTGGTCGGGTCCGCCCGACTGGGAGTTGATCCGGCTGGCGTTGGAGGAACGGCTTCACGACAGTCAGGTCCTCGAGACGCAGGTGAAGCGCATGCTGCGCGATCCCCGGGCGGCGGCTCTGGCCACCCAGTTCGCGGGCCAGTGGCTCAAGTTCAACAAGGTGAAGGACCACCTGGACGTCTCTCGGGAGGAGTTCCCCCGCTTCTCCGAGACCCTTCAGGCTTCCATGTACGGGGAGATTCGCAGTTTCGTCGAAGAGATCATTCGGCAGGACCTGAGCATCCTGAATCTCCTGGACTCCGATTTCACCTTCGTCAACGCCGAGCTCGCCGATTTCTACGGCATGAAGGGGATCGAAGGGGACTCTTTCCGGAAGGTCTCGTTGTCCGAGAGCGACGGCCGCGGCGGCCTGCTGGGCATGGCGGGCATCCTGAGCCTCACCTCCCACCCGAATCGCCGGAGCGCCATCGAGCGCGGCGCCTACATTCTGGACGAGGTCCTGGGGACACCCACGCTGCCGCCTCCGGTGGAGACGGGCAAGCTGGAGGACTCGCAAAACGGGAACGCGGCCGAGATGAGCTTGCGCGAAGTGATGGCGGCCCACCGGCAGGACACGCGCTGCGCCGGATGTCACAACCGTATCGATCCACTGGGGTTGGCGCTGGAGGAGTTCGACGCCATCGGACGCCGCAGCCGGGAACCGGTGGAAGACCCGGACCCGTTGCCCGACGGCACCGTCGTTCGCGGATTGAAGGATCTGAAGCAGTACCTGCTCCAGGAACATCGGAGGCGGACCTTCGTCCGGAACTTCGCCGAGAACCTGGTCGTATACGCCTTGACGCGGGAGCTCCAGTCCGGCGACTTCTATGCCGTGCTGTCGGCCCGCCGCGCGCTGGAAGAGAGTGACTACCGGATCTCCGCCGCGGTCACGGCGATCGCGACGAGCGACGTTTTCCTGCGGCGGTCCGAAGAATAG
- the msrA gene encoding peptide-methionine (S)-S-oxide reductase MsrA, giving the protein MVFWDFSSKLRMPKPEDALPGRNASMPVPARHFVLDTPLLPPFPRRMESALFGLGCFWGAERKFWEASGVFSTSVGYAGGFTPNPTYQEVCSGLTGHNEVVRVVFDPTRTSFGEMLRIFWENHDPTQGMRQGNDMGTQYRSGIYTGSNRQNDLAAASRDAFQQELTAAGYGPVTTEILPAPDFYYAEDYHQQYLAKNPAGYCGLGGTGVRCPAAVERV; this is encoded by the coding sequence ATGGTCTTTTGGGACTTTTCCAGCAAGCTCAGAATGCCGAAACCGGAGGATGCGCTCCCCGGCCGGAATGCTTCCATGCCGGTTCCCGCCCGGCATTTTGTCTTGGACACGCCCCTGCTCCCTCCGTTCCCGCGCAGGATGGAATCGGCTCTCTTCGGACTGGGGTGCTTCTGGGGTGCGGAGCGGAAGTTCTGGGAGGCTTCAGGGGTCTTTTCCACATCCGTGGGCTATGCGGGGGGCTTCACGCCCAACCCCACCTACCAGGAGGTGTGCAGCGGACTGACCGGTCACAACGAGGTGGTCCGGGTCGTCTTCGATCCCACGCGGACCAGCTTTGGAGAGATGCTCCGCATCTTCTGGGAGAATCACGATCCGACCCAGGGCATGCGCCAGGGCAACGACATGGGGACCCAGTACCGTTCCGGAATCTACACCGGTTCGAATCGCCAGAATGACTTGGCCGCGGCCTCCAGGGACGCCTTCCAGCAGGAACTGACCGCCGCCGGATACGGTCCGGTCACCACCGAGATCCTGCCGGCTCCCGATTTCTACTACGCCGAGGACTACCACCAGCAGTACCTGGCCAAGAACCCTGCCGGCTACTGCGGTCTGGGAGGAACGGGGGTCCGCTGTCCCGCCGCCGTGGAGCGGGTGTAG
- a CDS encoding aldolase/citrate lyase family protein produces the protein MAEHRKTSNGIDNPWYPEGGPGRHLKARLKRGDVLIGPMLEAYAHPSLIKLFRHAGFDFVYIEYEHSLFDLQDLADTILAARDNGLPPIAKTPQLERQEVSKLLEAGVVGIQLPRTETREQVQRLLSYLKFPPAGTRAVAPGWGNSGYREVTDWQGWMDEQDRETAVVVHLETVRGYENAEEILSLPGVDMCYVGPGDTSIEFGHPGDYDHPAVRGPMEAVLALCKKYGVAFGTTPSGGAAAGEWARKGATFFEAESELGFIRTGAAALLDDYRANIRQG, from the coding sequence ATGGCTGAACATCGCAAGACCAGCAACGGAATCGACAACCCCTGGTACCCGGAGGGAGGGCCGGGGCGGCACCTCAAGGCCCGGCTCAAGCGGGGTGACGTGCTGATCGGCCCCATGCTGGAGGCGTACGCCCATCCGTCCCTCATCAAGCTCTTCCGGCACGCGGGTTTCGACTTCGTCTACATCGAGTACGAGCACAGCCTCTTCGACCTGCAGGACTTGGCCGACACCATCCTGGCCGCCCGCGACAACGGTCTGCCCCCCATCGCCAAGACGCCCCAACTGGAGCGGCAGGAGGTCTCGAAACTCCTGGAAGCGGGAGTGGTGGGCATCCAGTTGCCCCGGACCGAGACCCGGGAGCAGGTCCAACGGCTGCTGAGCTACCTCAAATTCCCACCGGCGGGAACCAGGGCCGTGGCGCCGGGATGGGGCAACAGCGGCTACCGGGAAGTCACCGACTGGCAGGGCTGGATGGACGAGCAGGACCGGGAGACCGCGGTGGTGGTCCACCTGGAAACGGTACGCGGATATGAGAACGCCGAGGAGATTTTGAGCCTGCCCGGCGTCGACATGTGCTACGTGGGCCCCGGAGACACCTCCATCGAGTTCGGACATCCGGGCGACTACGACCATCCCGCGGTGCGGGGCCCCATGGAGGCGGTGCTGGCGCTCTGCAAGAAGTACGGCGTGGCCTTCGGCACCACGCCCTCCGGAGGAGCCGCCGCGGGCGAGTGGGCCCGCAAGGGGGCTACGTTCTTCGAAGCGGAGTCGGAGTTGGGGTTCATCCGGACCGGAGCCGCCGCGCTATTGGACGACTACCGGGCGAACATCAGGCAAGGATAG
- a CDS encoding type II toxin-antitoxin system VapC family toxin gives MLDTDICSYVIRVRNPRLLGTLQAKAHSGAEISISAISYAELRLGAERTRRPNRYRLAIRLFCDRLNRIMAWDATAAEEFAVLQAELLKIGKPIGRNDAMIAAHALSIGCVLVTKNRKHFARVPGLKIENWIA, from the coding sequence ATGTTGGATACCGACATCTGCAGTTATGTTATTCGAGTCAGAAACCCCCGGCTCTTGGGGACCCTTCAGGCAAAGGCGCATTCGGGCGCGGAAATCTCCATATCCGCCATCTCATATGCTGAATTGAGACTGGGTGCTGAACGAACCCGACGGCCCAACAGGTATCGACTCGCTATCCGGTTGTTCTGCGATCGACTGAACCGCATCATGGCATGGGATGCAACGGCAGCGGAAGAATTTGCTGTGCTCCAGGCAGAGTTGTTGAAGATCGGGAAACCGATCGGCCGCAATGACGCCATGATCGCCGCGCACGCTCTGAGCATCGGCTGTGTTTTGGTCACCAAAAATCGGAAGCACTTCGCCAGAGTGCCCGGCCTCAAGATCGAAAACTGGATCGCGTAA
- the vapB gene encoding type II toxin-antitoxin system VapB family antitoxin, whose translation MEITAKLFRNGRSQAVRIPKAFRFEGVDQVIMRKEGEALILVPIRKTWQSYAEEAPSVGDEFMAERPELMDGRRVKF comes from the coding sequence GTGGAAATCACTGCCAAGCTGTTTCGGAACGGTCGCAGTCAGGCCGTTCGGATCCCCAAAGCGTTTCGTTTCGAGGGAGTCGATCAGGTGATCATGCGGAAGGAGGGGGAGGCCCTGATTCTCGTGCCCATCCGCAAGACCTGGCAATCCTACGCGGAAGAAGCACCTTCCGTGGGCGACGAATTCATGGCGGAAAGACCCGAACTGATGGATGGTCGACGAGTCAAGTTTTGA
- a CDS encoding sialidase family protein codes for MNRREALQAGAASLVLPALTPHLSAHTDGGPSVSRVRTAIQKVCAWPNLKRLEDGTLVAFIYNQPCHGLWEGDLDCWASEDDGRTWRFRSRPAVHEPTTARMNCAAGFAANGDLIVLCSGWADRAPQGVLSGPHRRVVRAWVCRSSDGGRTWEVSHDFPAPPDSPAGRDNEFIPFGNIRIADDGSLCAAVYLRRDNLRESYLLRSRDDGWTWGEHVPLNPVGNETDIMHLGGGRWLAASREFKESRDVHLELFVSSDNARTWQRKMPLSLPMQVTGNLAVLSGGRVLLSYGNRCWNNFGVDVRLSEDHGKTWSPPIRIADCPRRDCGYPSTVQLSDGRAVTAYYTQVSEDFHYEMRVATWRPGDYTASGRPRS; via the coding sequence ATGAATCGAAGGGAAGCACTTCAAGCCGGTGCGGCCTCACTGGTCCTGCCGGCGCTGACTCCTCACCTTTCCGCACATACCGACGGGGGGCCGTCCGTCAGTCGAGTGCGGACGGCTATCCAGAAGGTCTGCGCCTGGCCCAACCTGAAGCGGCTGGAAGACGGAACCCTGGTGGCTTTCATTTACAACCAGCCCTGCCATGGCCTCTGGGAGGGGGACCTCGACTGTTGGGCCAGCGAGGATGACGGCCGCACCTGGCGCTTTCGCAGCCGGCCTGCCGTGCATGAGCCGACCACGGCCCGGATGAACTGCGCCGCCGGGTTCGCCGCCAACGGCGATCTGATCGTCCTCTGCAGCGGTTGGGCGGACCGGGCACCCCAGGGGGTCCTCAGCGGGCCTCACCGGCGAGTCGTTCGAGCCTGGGTTTGCCGCTCCTCCGACGGAGGCCGGACCTGGGAGGTGAGCCACGACTTTCCCGCACCACCGGACTCGCCGGCCGGCCGGGACAATGAGTTCATCCCGTTCGGCAATATTCGCATCGCGGACGACGGATCTCTGTGCGCGGCGGTCTACCTCCGGCGGGACAACCTGCGTGAATCCTACCTGCTTCGCAGCCGCGACGACGGTTGGACCTGGGGCGAACACGTGCCCTTGAATCCCGTGGGGAACGAGACTGACATTATGCATCTGGGGGGAGGGCGCTGGTTGGCCGCATCACGAGAATTCAAAGAGAGCCGCGACGTTCATTTGGAACTGTTCGTCTCCAGCGACAACGCGCGCACCTGGCAGCGAAAGATGCCGCTGAGTCTGCCCATGCAGGTGACGGGCAACCTGGCCGTTCTCTCAGGCGGCCGCGTTCTCCTCAGCTACGGGAACCGCTGTTGGAACAACTTCGGCGTGGACGTCCGGCTCAGCGAGGACCACGGAAAGACCTGGAGCCCGCCCATTCGCATCGCGGATTGTCCCCGGCGCGACTGCGGGTATCCCAGCACTGTCCAGCTCTCCGACGGCCGGGCGGTCACCGCCTACTACACGCAGGTCTCGGAAGACTTCCACTACGAGATGCGCGTCGCCACGTGGCGACCCGGGGACTACACGGCGTCGGGTCGGCCGCGTTCGTAG
- a CDS encoding DUF1501 domain-containing protein has translation MNFNLTLHPQWTRRHFFSRTTLGVGTAALATLLRPGLAAGSGDTGSGQRGLPGLPHFAPRAKRAIFLFQSGGPSQLDLFDYKPGLHELRGTELPASIRMGQRITGMTSQQAQLPVVPSLFRFAQHGQSGTWVSELLPHTARVVDDLLVVKTVHTEAINHDPAMTFIQTGSQQPGRPSMGAWLSYGLGSENESLPSFVVLVSKGENRAMQPIMSRMWGSAFLPSSHQGVKFRGGGDPVLYLSNPPGINPATRRRMMDGIGELNRIRMDSLGDPEIAARISQYEMAFRMQASVPELTDLSQEPERTFDLYGPDSRTPGTYAANCLLARRLSEKGVSFVQLFHRGWDQHLDLPSAIREQCAATDQASAALVTDLKQRGLLEETLVIWGGEFGRTVYCQGQLTEDNYGRDHHPRCFTMWMAGGGMKAGAVYGETDDFGYNVARDPVHVHDFQATVLHALGIDHTRLTFKFQGRHHRLTDIHGRVVEDFLA, from the coding sequence GTGAACTTTAATCTAACGCTTCATCCGCAGTGGACGCGGCGGCATTTCTTCTCCCGTACTACCCTCGGTGTGGGAACGGCGGCGCTGGCCACCCTGCTCCGCCCAGGACTGGCGGCCGGCTCCGGGGACACCGGCTCGGGGCAACGGGGACTGCCCGGCCTGCCCCACTTCGCTCCCCGCGCCAAGCGCGCGATCTTTCTCTTCCAGTCGGGCGGACCCTCCCAGTTGGACCTCTTCGACTACAAACCGGGACTCCACGAGTTGAGAGGCACCGAGCTGCCCGCGTCCATCCGGATGGGACAGCGCATCACCGGAATGACGTCTCAGCAGGCTCAGCTCCCGGTGGTCCCCTCCCTTTTCCGGTTCGCCCAACACGGCCAATCCGGGACCTGGGTCAGCGAACTGCTGCCTCACACGGCCCGAGTCGTGGATGACCTGCTGGTGGTGAAGACGGTCCATACCGAAGCCATCAACCATGATCCGGCCATGACCTTCATTCAGACCGGGAGCCAGCAGCCGGGCCGGCCCAGCATGGGCGCCTGGCTGAGCTACGGACTGGGCAGCGAGAACGAAAGCCTGCCCAGTTTCGTGGTCCTGGTCTCCAAGGGGGAGAACCGGGCCATGCAGCCCATCATGTCCCGGATGTGGGGAAGCGCTTTCCTCCCCTCCAGCCACCAGGGCGTCAAGTTTCGGGGCGGCGGCGATCCGGTGCTCTATCTCTCCAACCCTCCGGGGATCAACCCGGCAACCCGGCGCCGGATGATGGACGGTATCGGAGAGCTGAACCGAATCCGGATGGATTCCCTGGGCGATCCCGAGATCGCCGCCCGGATCTCCCAGTACGAAATGGCCTTTCGGATGCAGGCCTCGGTCCCCGAGTTGACCGACCTTTCCCAGGAACCGGAGCGCACCTTCGATCTCTACGGTCCCGACTCCCGGACACCCGGGACCTATGCCGCCAACTGCCTGCTGGCCCGCCGCCTCAGCGAGAAGGGGGTGAGCTTCGTGCAACTCTTCCACCGGGGATGGGATCAGCATCTCGACCTCCCCAGCGCCATCCGGGAGCAGTGCGCCGCCACCGATCAGGCCAGCGCCGCGCTGGTCACGGACCTGAAGCAACGGGGACTGCTGGAGGAGACCCTGGTGATCTGGGGCGGCGAGTTCGGAAGGACGGTCTACTGCCAAGGCCAGCTCACCGAGGACAACTACGGCCGCGACCATCACCCCCGGTGCTTCACCATGTGGATGGCCGGCGGCGGCATGAAGGCCGGCGCCGTCTACGGGGAGACCGACGACTTCGGCTACAACGTGGCCCGGGACCCGGTGCACGTCCACGACTTCCAGGCCACCGTTCTCCATGCATTGGGCATCGACCACACCCGGCTCACCTTCAAGTTCCAGGGCCGGCACCACCGGCTGACCGACATCCACGGAAGGGTGGTGGAGGACTTCCTGGCCTGA
- a CDS encoding TIGR00366 family protein, producing the protein MIEWFRHLGASLSRFTERWVPDSWVICMFLTAAALLLAVAGAGVGVEAAVLAWGTGMWTLLELAMQFAIAMVASHACVSSRPAYRLLDRIARIPDPARPLQAVFLAGLFSLVTGYLNWAFCIVAGALFIPFLCRHNPNADVRILVVGAYLGMGTVWHCGLSASAPLIMATPGNPLLEPATGQPVVDRLFPVTQTLFNPFNLVYMFGIATVGLATLLLLHPKRGRVTLTRERVEAILPQPPLLPERISTPAGTLERFRGWIALAVVLILYPLGHTIVTRGFGTAWTINGYNMLFLGAALLLHGRPDSFVQACRKGAGATWGIILQFPFYAGIFGVMNNTTLGAWLGDLFARLASADTYPIVIYVYSGFMNLFVPSGGSKWMIEAPFLIPAGEELGVSVTTILLSYSYGDTTTNLIQPFWAIPILSLMRMRFGDVVGYSSLVGLVCFCFSLIAMLLIPIRL; encoded by the coding sequence ATGATCGAATGGTTCCGACATCTCGGCGCTTCGCTCTCCCGCTTCACCGAACGCTGGGTGCCCGATTCATGGGTCATCTGCATGTTTCTGACGGCCGCGGCCCTGCTGCTGGCGGTAGCCGGAGCCGGTGTGGGCGTGGAGGCGGCGGTCCTGGCCTGGGGGACGGGCATGTGGACCCTGCTGGAGCTGGCGATGCAATTCGCCATCGCCATGGTGGCCTCCCACGCCTGCGTGTCGTCGCGGCCGGCCTACCGTCTGCTGGACCGCATCGCCCGGATTCCGGATCCCGCGCGGCCGCTTCAGGCCGTGTTCCTTGCGGGCCTTTTCTCACTGGTCACCGGATACCTCAACTGGGCCTTCTGCATTGTCGCCGGGGCCCTCTTCATTCCCTTCCTCTGCCGTCACAATCCCAACGCGGACGTCCGGATTCTCGTCGTCGGCGCCTACCTGGGAATGGGGACGGTGTGGCACTGCGGACTGTCCGCTTCGGCGCCCCTCATCATGGCAACTCCTGGGAACCCACTGCTGGAACCGGCCACGGGCCAGCCGGTCGTCGATCGCCTGTTTCCAGTCACCCAGACCCTGTTCAACCCCTTCAACCTGGTCTACATGTTCGGCATTGCCACCGTCGGCCTGGCGACACTCCTGCTGCTGCATCCCAAGCGAGGGCGGGTCACGCTCACCCGCGAACGGGTGGAGGCCATCCTGCCGCAGCCTCCCCTGCTTCCGGAAAGGATCTCGACGCCGGCGGGGACTCTGGAACGTTTCAGGGGTTGGATCGCGCTGGCGGTCGTCCTGATCCTCTATCCCCTGGGCCATACGATCGTGACCCGCGGATTCGGGACGGCTTGGACCATCAACGGCTACAACATGCTCTTTCTGGGAGCGGCCCTGCTGCTGCACGGGCGTCCCGATTCGTTCGTCCAGGCCTGCCGCAAGGGCGCCGGCGCAACCTGGGGCATCATCCTGCAGTTCCCGTTCTATGCCGGCATCTTCGGAGTGATGAACAACACCACGCTGGGCGCCTGGCTGGGCGACTTGTTCGCCAGGCTGGCCAGCGCCGACACCTATCCCATCGTGATCTATGTCTACTCCGGCTTCATGAATCTCTTCGTCCCCTCGGGAGGTTCCAAGTGGATGATCGAGGCCCCATTCCTCATTCCCGCCGGCGAGGAGCTTGGCGTGTCCGTGACCACGATTCTGCTGTCGTATTCCTACGGCGACACCACGACGAACCTGATCCAGCCCTTCTGGGCCATCCCGATCCTGTCGCTGATGCGGATGCGTTTCGGGGACGTTGTGGGGTATTCCTCGCTGGTGGGCCTGGTTTGTTTCTGCTTCAGCCTTATCGCCATGTTGCTGATCCCCATCCGGCTCTAG